A genomic region of Vanessa tameamea isolate UH-Manoa-2023 chromosome 11, ilVanTame1 primary haplotype, whole genome shotgun sequence contains the following coding sequences:
- the LOC113400878 gene encoding uncharacterized protein LOC113400878, translating into MINSILKSTKGKPCSCPSGKICSNCTAKKNVHPHVTIKQSSLPELKNSTHYKYAEKNYKQSPTIVQFFEKPHRWKIRIRQKFESQPPKSTTICRWYKRRKALKQLIKEHKKENELLRKKKREEFERERIIDFINWNKEKHQRSSSLPSSLKSFKWEKTITQRNQSLPPPRKKFIHIKNKTAVVKPRARSKYASVKQHNPRDSITTRFVNYCYRFCCQLYCYLTCIVIITFIIIFIV; encoded by the exons ATGATTAATTCAATCCTTAAATCGACAAAAGGAAAACCATGTTCTTGTCCATCAGGCAAGATATGTTCAAATTGCACAGCAAAGAAAAATGTCCA TCCACATGTTACCATCAAACAGTCAAGTCTTCCAGAATTAAAAAACAGTACGCATTACAAATATgcagaaaaaaattacaagcaaAGCCCAACCATTGTTCAATTTTTTGAGAAACCACATCGATGGAAAATCCGTATACGGCAAAAATTTGAATCGCAACCACCAAAGTCAACTACAATCTGTCGATGGTATAAAAGACGAAAAGCTTTAAAACAGTTGATCAAGGAACACAAAAAAGAGAACGAATTATTAAGGAAGAAGAAACGAGAGGAGTTTGAAAGAGAGCGTATAATAGATTTTATCAATTGGAATAAAGAGAAACATCAAAGATCGAGTTCATTACCTTCTTCTCTGAAAAGTTTTAAATGGGAAAAAACGATAACCCAAAGGAATCAGTCATTACCACCTCCTCGAAAGAAATTTAtacatatcaaaaataaaactgcGGTTGTAAAACCTCGTGCACGTTCTAAATACGCATCCGTAAAACAGCA caaCCCAAGAGATTCCATAACAACGAGATTCGTCAATTATTGCTACCGTTTTTGTTGTCAACTCTATTGCTATCTCACTTGCATTGTTATAATcacattcattattatatttatcgtgtaa